The proteins below are encoded in one region of Phaseolus vulgaris cultivar G19833 chromosome 1, P. vulgaris v2.0, whole genome shotgun sequence:
- the LOC137815500 gene encoding uncharacterized protein — MENFLHSKEYWQLVERGISVVENKAIALEAELKLMEEQQLKDLKIKNYFYQAIDREILDIILNDDTSKQIWDSMKQNFQGSTRVKRAQLQALRRDFEMLQMKDGETINSYFARTLKIAKNMKVCGESMLENVITSKIVQSMIPKFNYVACSIKESNNLDSMTIDELQSNLLVHEQRMTYQGEEEQVLQITNEDKG; from the coding sequence ATGGAAAATTTTCTACATTCTAAAGAGTATTGGCAGTTGGTGGAACGTGGGATTTCAGTAGTAGAAAATAAAGCTATTGCATTAGAAGCGGAACTCAAACTCATGGAAGAACAACAGTTGAAAGATCTAAAgataaagaattatttttatcaagCCATTGATCGAGAAATCTTAGATATTATCCTCAATGATGATACATCCAAACAAATATGGGATTCTATGAAGCAAAATTTTCAAGGTTCTACTCGAGTGAAGAGAGCACAATTACAAGCCCTGCGAAGAGATTTTGAAATGTTGCAGATGAAGGATGGAGAGACAATTAACTCATACTTTGCCCGTACTTTGAAAATTGCTAAAAACATGAAGGTGTGTGGTGAAAGCATGCTTGAGAATGTCATTACTTCAAAAATCGTGCAGTCAATGATTcctaaatttaattatgttgCGTGCTCAATAAAAGAATCGAACAACTTGGACTCTATGACCATTGACGAATTACAAAGCAATCTTTTGGTTCACGAGCAAAGAATGACCTATCAAGGAGAAGAAGAACAAGTACTACAAATTACAAATGAAGATAAGGGATGA